A window of the Phaseolus vulgaris cultivar G19833 chromosome 5, P. vulgaris v2.0, whole genome shotgun sequence genome harbors these coding sequences:
- the LOC137834219 gene encoding uncharacterized protein: protein MVNLCRKRSIKISGSSGKAIFSMTDAVPSTLVEASGSNTQTTQAEEELENEVDLQVQEEGTSSTSQFRNTVMDDDDEEEEPNVAPLARRRRRNSGEEDETEEKKQGEEKETRTLEAISEESGTGEREDKSERTSDEFVEDETGARDDNGKVPSEESVQAESGTSKEIGEAESRAREDKGKAVQEISEVQEENENELRRRKGKGKAVMEIGDEEEENENELRRRQRKGNAVLKIRDVEEEDENELRRRQRKGNAVLKIRDVEEEDENELRRRQRKGKAVVETRDVEEENENEDLTRRVERPRRGTVRSEVGQAPLQAMNFQLRWPISVRPGEYVRDIDRSLQTHDPYIRTTRRSTSTRGTDSDPDLVSNGCQCTIM from the coding sequence ATGGTTAATCTTTGTCGTAAGAGGAGCATCAAGATAAGTGGCAGTTCAGGAAAGGCTATCTTTTCTATGACAGATGCGGTTCCCTCCACGTTGGTAGAAGCTTCAGGATCGAATACACAAACAACGCAAGCAGAAGAAGAGTTAGAAAACGAAGTTGATTTACAAGTACAAGAAGAAGGCACGAGCTCGACTTCCCAGTTTCGGAACACGGTGATGGATGacgatgatgaagaagaagaaccaAATGTAGCACCGTTAGCCCGCCGAAGAAGACGGAACAGTGGCGAGGAAGATGAAACCGAGGAAAAGAAACAAGGAGAGGAGAAGGAAACAAGGACATTAGAAGCTATATCTGAAGAGTCTGGGACCGGAGAAAGAGAGGACAAGAGCGAACGGACATCTGATGAATTTGTAGAAGATGAGACCGGAGCAAGAGATGACAATGGCAAGGTGCCCTCTGAAGAAAGTGTGCAAGCTGAGAGCGGAACATCTAAAGAAATAGGAGAAGCTGAGAGCAGAGCCAGAGAGGACAAGGGCAAGGCCGTGCAGGAAATAAGTGAAGTACAAGAAGAAAACGAGAATGAGTTACGACGAAGAAAGGGAAAGGGCAAGGCCGTGATGGAAATAGgtgatgaagaggaagaaaacgAGAATGAGTTACGACGAAGACAGAGAAAGGGCAATGCCGTGCTGAAAATACGTGATGTAGAGGAAGAAGACGAGAATGAGTTACGACGAAGACAGAGAAAGGGCAATGCCGTGCTGAAAATACGTGATGTAGAGGAAGAAGACGAGAATGAGTTACGACGAAGACAGAGAAAGGGCAAGGCCGTGGTGGAAACACGTGATGTAGAGGAAGAAAACGAAAATGAGGACTTAACACGAAGAGTGGAGAGGCCAAGGAGAGGAACAGTAAGGTCAGAAGTAGGTCAGGCACCATTGCAAGCAATGAATTTTCAACTGCGGTGGCCTATTAGTGTGCGGCCAGGTGAGTATGTTCGCGATATAGATAGGAGCCTACAGACACATGATCCCTACATCAGAACCACTCGACGTTCTACATCAACAAGAGGGACCGACAGCGATCCAGATCTAGTTTCCAACGGTTGTCAATGCACCATCATGtag